GGAAACGCTTAAACCTAAGTTTTCATATACTACTGATGAAATTGTAGAAGCGGCCTGTAATAGTTGGTTGTTAAAAGCAGATGAGCTAACAAGAAGAAAGGCCCTTAAAATTTTCAAAGGATCACAAATTGATGTGAGAAATGCAGTCGTTCCATTGGATATTGCATTTGGCGAATTAAGCTTTGAGCAGAAGAATAATATTTATAAAGAAGAGATGGTTAAGTACGGTGTTGAACTTTTGTCCAATGCTATATCTAGCTCGGGGATAGATCCAAAAGAAATCGACTATATTATTACGACAAGTTGTACTGGGTTTATGATTCCTTCTGTTGATGCCTATTTAGTGAATGAGCTAGGACTTAGAAAAGACGTAGTGCGACTACCTGTTACAGAAATGGGCTGCGCTGGAGGTACTGCAGGTCTTATTTATGCGAATGATTTTCTAAAAGCAAACCCAGATAAAACAGCTGTTCTCTTAACTATGGAAATACCAAGCATAACATTTCAAAGAGATGACTTTTCCGCTGAAAACCTTGTGAGTACAGCAATTTTCTCTGACGGCTTTGCTTGTGCGATACTTAAAGGTGGAGAAGGTAGAGGTGCTCATATCGTAGATACGGATATGTACCACTTTCACGGAGGAACACATCTAATGGGGTTTAATCTTGTAAATAGTGGTCTTAAAATTGTTTTAGATAAAGAAGTACCTAATGCTATTGAAGGTCATTTCGAAAGTATCTTCTTACCTTTTTTAAAAAGAAATGGTCTTCAGATTGATGATATCCAACACTATATGTTTCATCCAGGTGGCAAGAAAATTATCAATATGGTTCAAGATTATATCAGCGATTATGGCAAAGATATTAGCGAATCAAAGTGGGTTCTTAATAATCACGGTAATATGTCGAGCGCAACAATTTTACATATCTTTGATAGAGTAAATACCGCAAGAGATATTAAAACTGGAGATATGGGCTATATGCTTGCATTTGGACCCGGGTTTATGGCCCAGAGTTTAATTCTTAAATGGGAAAATGAGTGAGAAAGACTTTAATACTTTCCATTGTTTTAAGTTTTATTTCTCTTGCTTACTTTGCAAGAGACATTAAACAAAGAAATCCAGAATCTCTATTCTTAACAGATGCGGATAAGATTTCTCTAGATAACTATAAAAATCAATTTCCGATTCGTTCTAAGTTGATCGCCTTTAAGTTAGGCAAACCTACAGTCGAAAAATACTTAGAACTGGAGAAAGTTGCCTTCGAAGTAGCAGGAATTTGTGATGGAAGTTGTGATGTGATTCTTCCACATGAGTTGTACTTAGACCGTAAGAAGTTTTACAAATCTATTGAAGATGGAAATTTTAGAAAAGGTTCCCTTATTTGGGAAAGCTCTATGGGAATGCTTATTTTAACTGATGAACTTAAGCTCGATGTTGAAAAGAAGATTTTAGCTCGACTTGATGGAGAGTTTAGGGTTGTGGGGCACGGACATATTAATAACTTACTAGATATTGCTTCTAGAACCGTGCAAGATAGAATCTTTCCACTAGTCTTTGTTTTTTCTTTTCTTATTCTTTTCTTTGTTACTAGAAAATTAAAGAATGCTGTAATTCTCTTCTTTGCTCCTTTGTACTCAAGTCTTTTGTCTCTTGCTTCTATTAAGCTCTTCTTTCTAGACATGAATATGGTTACTTCTATAGTTCCACTAATCACTTTTATAATAGGGCTTTCAATTTCATTGCACCTCTACTACACAAGTGAGGGATTTCATAGCTTTCGTAAGGCCATTAATTTAAAAAAACGACCAATCTTCTTGATGGTAGTAACCACATTTATTGGGTTTACTTCTTTAGTTGTTAGCGAAATTGAAGTGATCAGGCACTTTGGAGTTCTCTGTGGTCTTCTTATTGGGTTAAGCTCAATTATCTCTGTTGCCTGGCCTCTACTTCTTGAGCAGTACTTCACATTTTCTATATCACGTAAGTCTAGTATTTATTCAATCTATCCAAGAAGAACATTCCCGAAAAAGGTTATTGCGATAATTTTTTTATTTTCTCTAATAGGTGGAAGTTATGGAATACGTAATATTAAAATAGTCACAGATGCAACTAATTACTTCTTAGGTGATAATCAAGTTAAAGAGAATTTATCTTTATCTCAAAATTTGAGTGGAGGAGTTCCACTTGTAGATATTATTTTAGATAAGAGTGAAGGATTGGTGTTCTCAGAGTTAGTTTTAATATCTAACTTAGAAAAAGAAATTCTAGAAGATAAATCGATAAGAATTCACTCTCAACTAAACTCTATAAGAGAAATTAATTCACTATATACTGGTAATAATACCATCTCGGATAATAAATTTAGCTTTCTTGCTCTAAATTCTAAAGTGCCGGCACAGATTAGTGAAAACCTTCTTGAGAAGAGTTATAGAATTACAATTATTGGAAAAACATCCGATGTTGATGATTTCATGAAAACGCTAAAGGTAATAGAAGATAAATTAGAGGGGAGAGCATTTAGTTTTAATGGACTCTTTTATAATTTAATGACTTCTCAAAAAGAAATGATTCACACTCTTGCAGCGAGCTTTTTCACCTCTTTGATTTGTATGAGTATTATCGTTCTTATCGTCTTTAAGAAAATAAATATTTTTCTATCCTTTTTATTAGTAAATATCTTTCCGGTTGGAATTAGTCTTTGCCTATTTCCAATCTTTGGTCTTTCTCTCAATATTGCGACTGTGATGACTTATAGTATTGGACTGGGAATTGTTGTAGATAGTTCATTTCATATTTATCACTCTCTAATGAATCGACAAATGAATTTTCATGATTATTACTTTGCAACGGTTCGACCAATTATTACGAGTTCAGTATTGTTATGCTTTTGCTTTAGTCTATTTTCTCTTTATGATTTTTTACCAATTAGAGAGTTTGGAATAAACCTTTCTATTATTATTTTTCTTGGATTGATCTTTGATCTCTTTGTATTACCGACATTGTTCTTAAAAAACACTTTCCTCTTTGGAGATGCTCATGAAAATTTATGATGTAGCCATTATTGGAGCAGGTCCTGCTGGGTCTATTCTTTCTTGGAAGCTTTCTAAAAATAGACTAAGTACTATTGTCTTTGAGGGGCGCAGTGAAGTGACTCGCAAAGTCTGTGGGGAGTACCTCTGTCCTTTAGGAGTTAAACTTTTAAAAGAGATTGGTCTAGGTGAAATATTAAAAAAATTTAATCCTGTTTTAGGAATGGATATCTATACTCCAAAAGGAATTGCTGTAAAGTCACTTTTTCCTGAAACTAAGAACTTTAATGAAAAAGGGGTTTCCTTAAACAGAAAAGTATTTGATCAGGCCCTGGTAGACAAGTCTGCTGCCAGTGGAACAGAGTTTAGATTTAGCTCAATGATTACAGATATACACTTCAATGGTTCATTTTGGACTATTGTCAAATCTGACGGTGAGACTTTTAGAAGTAGGTTATTAGTTGGAGCTGATGGGCGTCGTTCCTTAGTTGCTAAGAAAATGAAGCTTTCAAGCAAAGAGAAGTCGAGTAGGATCGCAATTCATTGTTGGTTGAAGGGAGAAAATAAACTTGCACGCAAAGGACAGATGCATTTATTTAGTGATGGATCATATATTGGAATTGATCCTATTAATAGTGATGAAGTGAATATCTCTCTTGTTTGTGATTCTCAGAAAATTAAAGAGTTCAAAAATGCTAAGAATGTTCTTATGCACTTTTTAAATAAGAGTGAACAATTAAAAGTTTCTTTAGGCCCATATGAAAACATTTCTAAAGTTTATACAGTGTTTCCTGTCACTCATAAGGTAAGTGATGTTATTTCTCATCAGTGCGCGCTCATTGGCGATGCTGCTGGATTCTTAGACCCATTGACAGGAGAGGGGATCTTTAATGCGATCTGGAGTTCTGTGAACTTGGCCGATTCAATCGTTGATAGTCAATATTCTCTTAGTAACTCTACAGTTGCCTTGAATTTATATCGGCAGAAGTATCGTTCTTTCTTTAGGCAAAAGAAGGTTATAAATAATATTTTTCAATGGTTAATTAGAAGAGAAGCTTTAGTCGAAGTTATTGGCTCACTACTTAAAAATAGCTCAAAGCGCTCTAACGCTTTCATTGGTATAATTGGAAATGTTTACAAACCACTAACTGGTTTATTAAAAATAATTTTTTGAGGTTTATATGAAATATTTATTTTCACTTATCACTTTACTCATTTCAATTTCAAGCTTGGCCCAAATTGAGATGTTTTCTTATAAGACTTATGAGGAGTCTGAAAATGCTTCGAGCCGTATTATCTTCAATATGGAGTCTACAAAGGCAGGACTTATCACAACTTCATTCAAGGGTGTTGCTAAGAAATTTAGCGTAGATTACTCGCTTGATAATGAGCAGATGAAGGATGTCACTATTTTTGTAGAGGTAAGTGAGTTAGATACAGACAATGGTGCTCGAAACGAGAAGATGAAGCAGATGTGTTTTGAGCTTGAAAAGTTTCCAAGGATAGTAATTAGATTAAAGAGTGACTTTCAGCTTAATAGTTCAGGTGAAGTCTTGGCACAGATTCAAGCCCGAGGAAAATGGTTTCCTATTGTCCTTAGAATCAATTCTGTATTTAAGAATGGTGAATTAAATCTAAATGGCGTGGCCTCAGTGTCTTTGAAAGAACTAGGGATTCCAGATCCTTCTATTTGGATTGCAACAGTACGAGATCGAGTAGATTTAGAGTTTTCACTAAGCATGAGTATAAGAAAATAACTACTTAAGGTTCTCTTTTTTCAACCCGATAGGTAGATGAGGGAGAATTATGAAATTTTATACACTTATCACTATCTTTACTTTAATTAATCTAAATTATTCTTTTGCTGATGAGGCAAATAAGGAATTCAAGGAAATTGAAAAGGTCATAGAACAAGTTGAAATTTTAGAAGATGCAAAGCATGGTCCTAATAATTCAATTAATTATAATTGCCAAGACTGTATGAAAGATACAGATATTTCAAGTGCGGTAGAGATCAATTCCGACGAGATTAAGCTTGAAAAGAGAATGTTTGTAAAAGGTAAAGACGACAATAGAATTGTTATCAAGCGTACGAAAGATTCACCAAAGAAATTTACAATTACTTTTGATGAAAGACATAGAACTTGTAAGAAGTATGTCTCCTTTAGAAATCCATTTAGTGGTCAACTTGGTTTTGATTGTTTAATACCAGGAACTAACTATAGTGAAGATTCTATCACACTAGATCTATCTGATAGAGAGCTGAAAGGGGATAGCGAGTATATAGAAATAGAGCTCGTTAAACTCTCAATTAGGAATAAGGGGCATGTAAATGCTCGCTTTAGAGATCAATCAGGTAAGAGAATTAGCTCAGAGCGTGGCTCTAAAGTATTATTCTTTGGGACAAAGTATAATTTAAAGTAATTTTAATAAGTTACATCTCAGTAAAAATTACTTAACAGGTAGATATCTTTTCTAGGAACTATATAATGTTCTCATTATAAATATTCCTAGGAAAACCATGAAGATTTCACTCTTAGTCATGACATTCAGCTTAGCTATCTCTTTAAATAGTGCCGCCAAACTGAAGGTGCTCTATGGTAGTGACGATAGAAGAGAAGTTCGCAATCATCCTAGTGAAGTGCTACGCAACCTTTCTAAATCTGTAGCAGGACGAGTTAATCAAAATGATCTCTATGCAGTTGCAGATAGCTCTAATGAGCAGCTTAGTTCAGCTATTCGTGAATTAAGGCAGCTCTATATGGAACTTGGAATTCCTTTTGATTCTCGCCTCGTTCTTGATGCCCCAGATTCAAACCGAGATATTACATCTTATGAGTATGAAGTTGATAATCTTCAACAGAGAATTAATGCTTGCTCTACTGAGAGATTCTTAGACCAGCCAGTACTTATGTCTTGTACAGGCTTTCTTGTAGGTAAGGACTTACTTGTAACTGCTGGTCACTGTATGGTTAATAATTTTGACTGCTCAGGCTTTAAGTGGGTCTTTGACTTTCAAGAGGGAGTTAAGAAGATTCCTTCTGAGAATGTTTATAGCTGTGAAAAAATACTGGCCCAAGAACAAGTATCAATTCCTATTCTAGGAACAACTGATTACGCTCTAATTAAGCTTGATCGAGAAGTGACAACTGGTGCTCCTCTAAAGTTTAGAACTGAAGGGAGAATTGAAAAGGGAACAAGTGTTGCTGTAATTGGTCACCCACTAGGGCTACCTCTGAAGATTGCAGATAATGCTAGAGTTCGCGCTGTATTTGGTAAAACTTTTAAGGCCAACCTAGATACCTATGGAGGTAACTCAGGTTCACCGGTAGTTGATGCTAAAACAGGCCTCGTCGAGGGAATCTTAGTTCATGGTGCAGATGATCTAGAAATGAATGGTGACTGTACTGTCTCTAGAAGAGAGGATGGAAAAAAAGAAGGAATTTATAAGATTACGAGATTAAAGTTCTTGCAAGATTATTTTAAGTCAAATAGCTTAGACTAGCTCTACACTAAAGTATAAAAACTACCTCAAAATTCATTTAGTTTACAAAATAGCTTGAACTAATTGCACTTATAAGTTATACCTTATAATCTTAAACTAATTATAAGGGATTCATATGATTGAGACTTCTCAGTTACAGACACTAGTGGCAGTTGCAAGAGCAAAGAGTTTTTCTAAAGCAGCAGAAGATTTAAGCGTTACTCAATCTGCAATTTCTCAATCAATCAAGAATCTTGAAAATAAAATTGAAGTAAAACTCTTTAAAAGATCTGGTAAGAAAGTTGTTCTTACTCCTGAAGGAGAGAAGCTTTTTCAACTGGCCTCTAATTTCTTAGGAAGTCTGGGGGATACATTAGAAGAAATTCAACACGACAAAGAGAATATGTCTGGAAGAGTTAGAATTGGAACCCTAACAGGAGTTGGTAAGTCTTGGCTTGCTCATGAAATGTTAGAGTATGCAAAGAAGTGGGATGATCTTACTGTTCAGATAACTCTTGGTTTTCAAGAAGACCTAGTAAGAGCATTTGAAAATTATCGTTTAGACTTTCTTATTTTACCTGAAGAGTCTCTACCAAGTATTGGTGAAAAGGTGTTCTTAAGTGAAGAGCTCTCAACGGTTGTATATCCTATGGATGCTAAGTTTGATATTGATCCAGAGAACTTAACAATTGAAGACCTCTCTACAATTCCTACTATTCTCTTTGAACAAGAAGATCACCTCTTACAGAAGTGGTGTAGAGAAACATTTGGAAAATATCCTAAGAAGTTAAATATTCGTTACACAATAAACTCACATGGAAATATGCTTCAGGCAGTTCAGCAGGGAATGGGAATGGCCGTTGTTCCTAAGCATGTTTTAAATAGATCTTACTTCAAAGACAAAGTTAATACTCTAGGTGAGAAGTATGAAGTTAGTAATGGAAAATTCTTCATTGTTTACCATAAAGATTCTGAAGAGCTCTTAAGAGTTAAGACAACTCTTGATATGCTTGTCGGTTGTGAAAACCCTCTCAGTTAAATGAAAGCAGTTAAATTAGAAAGATTTGATAAGAACTTTAGTGATGAGCTTAATCAACTCTTTCTCGTTATCTCAAGAGAAGGCTTTGGGCTAACCCTTGTTGGCGGTGCTGTTCGGGACTATCTAATTGATGGTACCATATCTAAAGACCTTGATTTTGAAATCAGGCACAAATTTGAATTTTCAAATAAACAGTGGTTATCTAAAATCTCCAGGCTTGGAAAGCGTCTCAGTGAAATATATAACTATGATGTAGAAGAGCTGAAGTTTAGTATTTTACGTATTCGAGTGGATGGACATGAGGTAGAGTTATCTTCTGCTAGAACAGAACAGTTCGACTCATCGTTGAAGGTCTTGGGCCATTCGGACTTCACTGCTCATTTTCAATCTAATTTAAGTTATGAAGAATCATTTAAACGCAGAGACTTCACTATAAATGCAATCGGTATTAAGTTTGGCGTAACTGGTGCTAGTGATGAGTTTGAATTGATCGATCCTTTTTCTGGTTATGAGGATTTACAAAAGAAGACGCTAAGGCCAGTAGGGGAGAACTTCTATAATGATCCTGTTCGCTACATTAGGGCATTACGTTTTAAGGTTTTGCTCGGACTAAGTTTCAGTGATGATCTTAAATCAGAAATTGTCTACTTTGAGTTAGAGAAGTTATCTGTTCACTACTTCTTGCAAGAGGGTCGTAAGATAGGACTCGTTTCTCTTATCAAAGAGATGGATTTCACCGTTAGAAAGTTCGCAGTTAAATTACCTCATTGGGCAAGCCTACTAATTAGTTGTCCCTTATCAAATGATTTACAAGTTTCTGATTTAGATGAACTCTTGTTTGAATGTTGCTCTTTTTTAGGCCCAATTGAAGTCATGGAGCTAGGTCGCGCTTTTAGTTTGAAGAAGAGTTTATCTCAGAGCATGATCTCAATTGTTGATTGTTCTAAGATTGATAGAGAAAAACTAAAGGTACAGTGTGAGAATTCTGAGCATACTATCATTAATGACTCTGAAGATCTTGAAAAACTCTCAAAGCTTGTAGGTGTAGCTCACCTTTTTAGTGATAAAATTCTTCAAAGAATTCCTGCTGATTTAATTGTCGTGATGAATTCTGAACTTAGAGGTGCCAAAGAATTTGAGCAGCTAAAAGTGACAGTAAATCATAAATTAAGATCAAGGCTAGGAATATATTGTCACCTGAGAAATAATCAATAATATTTGATATGCTTTAATTCATGGAAATTGTCTCCTTTGAAAAAATTGAACAAGCACAAATTGAGGATATCTTATCGCAAGTGAAGACTATCTTCTTTGAATGCTCTTCACTTAAAAACTTTAGAGACGATGAGCACAGAGAATCCTTCTTTAATAAGTGGTGCGGTGATTATTTAAAATTAGAAAAGAATCACTTCTACTTGGCCATGGATGGTAGAGAAGTTCTAGGCTACTTGTCAGGACATCTCAATTCTAAAGAGGCCTTAGAGAATTTTATCATTCCTGGTCCCGAGATTTTTGAAGATTGCTTTGAAAAATTTCCTGCTCATTTCCATATTAACTGTTCCCCCCACCATCAAGGTAGAGGAATTGGAAGACGCTTAGTTGAGCATTATACTAGAGAATTGAGTGAGAGCTCGATCAATGGTGTTCACCTTATAACGTCTACTGATGCCGATAATCTTGGTTTTTACAGGGCCTTAGGATTTACATGTGAAGTCTTAAGGCCCTTTAAATCTTTTGAGCTCCTTCTATTAGGAAAGGAAATTAATGCCTAAATAAAAAAAGGTGGCAAAAAAAATCCAAATATGCAACAATGACTTTAGGTAGGGAGCTTAATAGAGGTACTATTATGGTCGATTTGCATTCAATTCTAGCTGATCACAGATCAAAAGATGGCAAAGAAACGTCATCTAAGCTTAGTGATTCCCAAAATTTCACGCCTTCCGTCTCAGAAATTCCAGATTTATTCTTTGATGAAATTCTACAGAGTTTTAAACTCTCTCGAGTTGAAATTATGGTCATCATGTATTTATACAGAAAAGTTTGGTGTAGACCAAACCTATATAAGACACATGGAATTTCTCCACTGATGAGTCACACTGAAATGGCCAATAACTTAGGCCTTCACCTCGAAGATATTTATCACGCTCTAAGAAGGTTAGAAGAATATAACTTTATTTCTACAATTCGTTCGGGCCAGTACTTTGTGAGAAAGTACTTCACTAAAGAAAATGATGAGTTCTTTTCTCAAACCTATGATGACTTTGATATTTAAGCTTAAGTTTAGCTTAATATTTGAATGAATCACTAGACTAAAACTCTAAGCTATTGTTTTATCATGACATTTAATTGGTCTTACTTGTTCTAAATCCGTTTTAGTCCTATAATTTTATTTATGAGGTTATATGAACTCCACTAAGAAGAATGAGCAAGTTGTAATTTATTGCGGAAAGGACAAGGGGTATTTCGATACTCTTTGCCAAAGATTTAAAAAGAACTACTCTCATTTAGATTATACAATGAAGATGATCTCCTATGGAAGTGACGGACATCTCTCTTTGTTGACTCAGTTTATCGAAATAGAACCTATTATAATTTATATCGATTTTTCAGCAGATACAAAATCACTTTTGAAATTATCTCGACAACTTAATCGACTCTCAAGCTTTAACGATATTCCTGTTGTTGGTCTCATTGATGATACTTCAAGTTTGAAAGAGTGCTGGGCCTCAGGAGTTAATTTAACTCATATTAAGTGTGGTGAGATTCATGACGTTGTCTATCATCCGATGCTCTTAGGTCAGCCAGATAAAGTAAAGAAGCCAACATTTGCCAGAGGCAAGTTTAAAAAGCCAATTGAAATTGATTTAATAAATGACTTTAGAATTGGTTATATTACTCCTGATTATATTCATGCTGAAGGTGATTTCCCTCAAAAGAAGGGAGACTTTATTGAACTCATTTCTTCTTTACCAAAAGATATTATTCCATCTAAAACATTCACCGTTAATGAAGTTTCAAATAATGATTTGTACTATGATTTTGAGTATTCGTATAATCTTGGTTTCACATTCGTTGATGAGCCCGAATTTAGTAATGATGAAGTTGATAAGGCCATGGGGATTGAAGACCCAAAGGCCCGTGATAATTTATTAAAACAAATTGAACGCGCTAAAGCGACTAGAATTGAAGATTATAATAATCAGTTACGTGTTTGTAAGAAAAAGCATAATGCTTGGGTACAAGATAAATTAACTTTTTCTAAGCCTAAGAAAACAAAAATTCTTATCATTGATAAGGAGATGAATTTTCTAAGAACGATTCCAGATTCTCTTGATCAGTACCCGTATACAATTCGTCTTGAGACTATTCTTACCGAAAATATACGTGTTCTAAAAAGAATCTTTCCTCACATCATTGCGATGAATTTCATCAGTAAGAGTTTTCTAGATAGCATGAAAAATCCTGATCTTACTGAAATAGAAAAAGAGGCCTTAAGTGAAGAGTTTAAAGACAGAGAAACGAACTCGCTAAACCAAGTTGGCAGACTTGTTAAAAGAGTTAGAGCAACTGAGAATTACACTCCTTTTATCATCGTTTTTAATTGTCCGAACTATTCTTCAAAGGCCTTGCAAGATACTTACGAATATCCGCTCATCATGTGCCACGATGGAGCAATGGATTTAAACTTCATTCTCAAAATGGCCGAGCTCTTTGAAAAGAAACAAACTGAAAAGTATAATGAGAAAGTCGATCAGAAAATTCTCGCTCTAAGAAAAGAAGATCCTGCTAAGTATGGTCGATTAACTAGAGAAAGCTTTGAAGAGAAAAGATACTACGTAAATAAGTCAGATCCATTGAGTTATGTTAATTGTCGACACCCAATTGAACTTGTTTCGATTTCTGAAACAGATTTAACCTTTGCTACCGTTGATGAATTAAGTGCAAGTACTTATCGAATTGAAAGACCAGTAAAGTGTTCAATAA
Above is a genomic segment from Halobacteriovorax sp. HLS containing:
- a CDS encoding type III polyketide synthase, encoding MTRIIHMETLKPKFSYTTDEIVEAACNSWLLKADELTRRKALKIFKGSQIDVRNAVVPLDIAFGELSFEQKNNIYKEEMVKYGVELLSNAISSSGIDPKEIDYIITTSCTGFMIPSVDAYLVNELGLRKDVVRLPVTEMGCAGGTAGLIYANDFLKANPDKTAVLLTMEIPSITFQRDDFSAENLVSTAIFSDGFACAILKGGEGRGAHIVDTDMYHFHGGTHLMGFNLVNSGLKIVLDKEVPNAIEGHFESIFLPFLKRNGLQIDDIQHYMFHPGGKKIINMVQDYISDYGKDISESKWVLNNHGNMSSATILHIFDRVNTARDIKTGDMGYMLAFGPGFMAQSLILKWENE
- a CDS encoding NAD(P)/FAD-dependent oxidoreductase, whose amino-acid sequence is MKIYDVAIIGAGPAGSILSWKLSKNRLSTIVFEGRSEVTRKVCGEYLCPLGVKLLKEIGLGEILKKFNPVLGMDIYTPKGIAVKSLFPETKNFNEKGVSLNRKVFDQALVDKSAASGTEFRFSSMITDIHFNGSFWTIVKSDGETFRSRLLVGADGRRSLVAKKMKLSSKEKSSRIAIHCWLKGENKLARKGQMHLFSDGSYIGIDPINSDEVNISLVCDSQKIKEFKNAKNVLMHFLNKSEQLKVSLGPYENISKVYTVFPVTHKVSDVISHQCALIGDAAGFLDPLTGEGIFNAIWSSVNLADSIVDSQYSLSNSTVALNLYRQKYRSFFRQKKVINNIFQWLIRREALVEVIGSLLKNSSKRSNAFIGIIGNVYKPLTGLLKIIF
- a CDS encoding YceI family protein, whose protein sequence is MKYLFSLITLLISISSLAQIEMFSYKTYEESENASSRIIFNMESTKAGLITTSFKGVAKKFSVDYSLDNEQMKDVTIFVEVSELDTDNGARNEKMKQMCFELEKFPRIVIRLKSDFQLNSSGEVLAQIQARGKWFPIVLRINSVFKNGELNLNGVASVSLKELGIPDPSIWIATVRDRVDLEFSLSMSIRK
- a CDS encoding serine protease, which translates into the protein MKISLLVMTFSLAISLNSAAKLKVLYGSDDRREVRNHPSEVLRNLSKSVAGRVNQNDLYAVADSSNEQLSSAIRELRQLYMELGIPFDSRLVLDAPDSNRDITSYEYEVDNLQQRINACSTERFLDQPVLMSCTGFLVGKDLLVTAGHCMVNNFDCSGFKWVFDFQEGVKKIPSENVYSCEKILAQEQVSIPILGTTDYALIKLDREVTTGAPLKFRTEGRIEKGTSVAVIGHPLGLPLKIADNARVRAVFGKTFKANLDTYGGNSGSPVVDAKTGLVEGILVHGADDLEMNGDCTVSRREDGKKEGIYKITRLKFLQDYFKSNSLD
- a CDS encoding LysR family transcriptional regulator — its product is MIETSQLQTLVAVARAKSFSKAAEDLSVTQSAISQSIKNLENKIEVKLFKRSGKKVVLTPEGEKLFQLASNFLGSLGDTLEEIQHDKENMSGRVRIGTLTGVGKSWLAHEMLEYAKKWDDLTVQITLGFQEDLVRAFENYRLDFLILPEESLPSIGEKVFLSEELSTVVYPMDAKFDIDPENLTIEDLSTIPTILFEQEDHLLQKWCRETFGKYPKKLNIRYTINSHGNMLQAVQQGMGMAVVPKHVLNRSYFKDKVNTLGEKYEVSNGKFFIVYHKDSEELLRVKTTLDMLVGCENPLS
- a CDS encoding CCA tRNA nucleotidyltransferase yields the protein MKAVKLERFDKNFSDELNQLFLVISREGFGLTLVGGAVRDYLIDGTISKDLDFEIRHKFEFSNKQWLSKISRLGKRLSEIYNYDVEELKFSILRIRVDGHEVELSSARTEQFDSSLKVLGHSDFTAHFQSNLSYEESFKRRDFTINAIGIKFGVTGASDEFELIDPFSGYEDLQKKTLRPVGENFYNDPVRYIRALRFKVLLGLSFSDDLKSEIVYFELEKLSVHYFLQEGRKIGLVSLIKEMDFTVRKFAVKLPHWASLLISCPLSNDLQVSDLDELLFECCSFLGPIEVMELGRAFSLKKSLSQSMISIVDCSKIDREKLKVQCENSEHTIINDSEDLEKLSKLVGVAHLFSDKILQRIPADLIVVMNSELRGAKEFEQLKVTVNHKLRSRLGIYCHLRNNQ
- a CDS encoding GNAT family N-acetyltransferase, encoding MEIVSFEKIEQAQIEDILSQVKTIFFECSSLKNFRDDEHRESFFNKWCGDYLKLEKNHFYLAMDGREVLGYLSGHLNSKEALENFIIPGPEIFEDCFEKFPAHFHINCSPHHQGRGIGRRLVEHYTRELSESSINGVHLITSTDADNLGFYRALGFTCEVLRPFKSFELLLLGKEINA